The Callithrix jacchus isolate 240 chromosome 7, calJac240_pri, whole genome shotgun sequence DNA window ACCCCTCAAAGCGCTGCTGCATTTGCTGCTGCCTCCCAAACAAAGAGCCTGATGTCCGCCCTCCTCAGGGGCCGGCAGGCAGGTGTCCACGAAACAAAACCCGCCGTGACGCCAAGCGTGCCCTTCTCGATGCTGGTGTCGTGTTTTGTCTTTGTTATGCCTTCCCGTTTTTGCCATCTGTGGCAGGAGCGGGCACCAAATGTTCCAGAAGCATTTTGGGAGAAAAACTAAACTTTTGAGCCCCTAGGTACTAACTTAATTTTGGTCGTGTGGAGGATCAGGAGTGGGTTTCTGAGACCAAGTAGGAACAGCCCGTTGTGGCTAAGCCATGACTTCTGCCCCTTTCCTTAACCACACCCCCTTCATTCCTCCAAGAGAGCTGTAGAATGTTCTAGAGTTCCACAGCAGGCCACTACCATCTGTTCCTAGTGATCCTCTGCAGGGAGCAGACCCGAAGAGGCCAGAGGGAAGGAGGAGCATTCACAGAACACACACAGGCAGGGTCATGGAGGGGTCTACTTTTCTCAGGAAAAGAGGGGCAGTTACCACAGGCCTGCGGGCAGTGCCTGCAGCTGATTTCAGGGGTGCTAACAGCAGCAATCCCCAATTATCTAGCACTTTCTACCTGTTCCAcatgaaaataaatgctttacATCACTCAGTCCTCAAAACAACTCTACCAAGAGACTGCTATGTTATCCCCACTtcacacatgagaaaactgaagcccactCATCTCGCTGTCAATCACAGAGTCCAGACAGGAACTCAGACCTGTATGATGCGGAGGCCCAGGCTCACCCCCTAGTATATGGCTTCCCCAACAAAACAGTACGTTGCCTGAGCCACAATCTCCTGAAATGAGGACTCATCCTAACCCAGTCACCCCAAAGTTGTCCCTAAAACAGGTGTGAACGAGTGGAGAAGTGCACTTCCAGTGCATGAAGCCCCAGCCTGTGAGCGATCCACAGACACTGTGGAGCTACCATGCACAGAAACAGAGGGAGAAATGCGCAGTGTACACGCACCCAGTCTCATACAGAGGCCActctggggaggttgaggctgtccCCTCCTGGCTGCAGCCTGTGATTGACACACAGTCTCAGAAACACAGCAGGCagacctccccctcccccaattCCCTCCAGCCCCTCACCTCCAGGGAGCCCATCTTCATGGTAGAGCCAGGCACGGTGCGGGGCATGGTCCGGCTGCGCTCCCCTGGCTCGGGCACTTGGCGGGCGCTAGGTGTCGTTGGTGGCGGTTGGAAGGTCATTCCATAGGGGTTCTGGAGAGACCCATAGGCAGGGCCCAGCCCCAGGCCCGAGTGGTCCACAGACAGGAAGCTGGGGTAGCCTTCAGTGTGGGCCACTGTCTTGGCAGCCCGCCGGGGGGTCCCCTCGGGCCGGGCCCTGGGGGCATCCtcaccacctccacccccactgcCAGGCTGCAGGCTCAAAGTCCGCCGGGGCAGCACCATGTAGTCCCCCTCAGAGCCCGGTTCGGTGGGCCGCAGCCATGTGAGGTCCAGCTGCCGTAGGCCGCCCTCcccacacatgtacacagggtTGGCCTCCTGAGGGGGCGGCGGCTCCCCCAGCCCTGGTGAGGCTGCCATGGGCACCAGGATATTCCCAGGCAATGGTGAGAAGCTGAGGCTGCCCTCAGGGCCCACGAGGCAGGACTTGGGCTCCTCATCCTCGTCCAGGGACAGGCGGGATAGTGTGCCCGTGATGGTGGACGGGTTGCAAGTGTTGACCTCCTTGAACAGAACTGGGAgcaggagtgggagggagggggtgAGTCCTGAGGAGGAGGAACCTGCACGTGCCCTTGCCCAGGCCAGGGAGGTACCAAGCCTCTGCACTAGGACAGGAAAGGAAACTGGGTCCTGGAGAGATGGCTGGGTGGTTGGTAATCTCTCACATACAAGAGGGGTTAAGAAGATAACTGCTCCGAAGTCCCCACAGTGAGACAGGGCAAGAAACAAAGGCAAGGCCTAGCTCCCAAAGTCCTGGTGCAGGTCCTGACCTTGACCCCATAGCCCGGAACTGTCAAAGGGCTTTGTCTTCCCACCTCCCTGGGCAGCAACTCCCCAAGAGACAGAACTGGGAAGAGATTCTGGTAAGAATCTGGAAATGATCTAATAACATAACATTCTGTGCCAGGGGTCCTGCTAAGGATGTGATGTCCCCTAATTCATGCATGCCCCTAAGCTTCCCACCTGCCCTGGGAGGACAGTATTCTCTCATTTACAGGTATGTTAACGGAGGCTTGGGGAGGCAGGTTGTTTGCCCAGGCCCATACAGTAAGGGACATTTGCAGCCTTGCATCCAGCTCAGGGCTGTCTAACTTCGAAGCTTGACTCCAGCAGCCAGAACTCCATCAGGGCCTCCCATGATGGGGCCTGGGGCCTCCCCTTCTTCTCCAACCCCAGGGCcactctcagctctgccactgcaCACTCACCTGTTTGACAAGCCAGATCCACATCCTTTTCAAAGTCTGACTATAGGCGgagagggaggggcaggtgggcagAGGGAGGATTAATGTATCAGGGTGGGAGGGGGCTCGCCCTCCCCAGCCAGCTTTGCCCAGTCTGCCTGCCTGAGGGCTGCCAACAGCCCAGCAGAGTCCAGGCAAGGTCTACCCCAGCCCCACCTGAtggctgggaaaactgaattGGGGAAGGACTTGCCCAATGCCATCCAGGTGTTAGTGGCTAAGCGTGAATCAAACCCAATCTCTGTCCCAACCCTGCCATGGATGGGGAAGGTAAATGGTCTAGGGCAGGAGGACTCAGGTGGGGGTGCCCAGAATCCACCCAGGCCCTGGCCAGGCCCCCTAACTCACCAGGATCTGCAGCTGCCCATTCTTACACGAGTCAGGGGAGTCTTCGCTCTCATCAGCCCGGCACACGCCCATCTGGCACTTCACCACATCCTGGACCTGGGGACAGAAGGCGCCTGCTGGGCCTGAGGCCACTGCAGGGCCCCCGGCCACAGCTGGCTGTGCTTCCCCACCCAGATGCCCAAGCAAGTGTGGAAAGAAGGCAGCACATCCAGCCTTGGGGAAGGTGATGACGCCTGGGCGGGGTGCAAGGGGAGAAGGAGACCCAGAAGGCCAAGGATAAGGCTAGGGGACAGTGGTGGGTACCCCAGGCCATTGGCTTCCACACCAAGGGCTGCCCAGCTGGGGCCTGGAGCACCCTGGTCAGGGCCTCAATCCTCCCGGTCTGCACAGTGGGGAGAAGCCAGAGGCCCGGCACAGTGTGGTGGGTACGCAGGGGTGGGAGAGGCCCAGCCCCACCTCTCGGCGCAGGAAGCAGTGCACAGCAGTGATGACAAAGCCCTGCGCAGAGTTGAAGACAGCAAAGAGGGCCTGGAAGAGGACGGAACGGCGGTCTGTCATAGCCAGGACGGCAGACATCCAGGTGAGCGCCAGCAGGGGCAGCACCACGCAGGAGCTCCAGAGTGAGGCCCTGAGGGGACAGTGGCAGAGCCCATCAGAGTGACACTCCAGGGGAcaggatggcttgaacctaggcCTCCACTCAGCTGGAGCCCTTCAGCTGCCCAAGACTGGGGAGGCCCCAAACCCCAGGGCCTCAGTAACGTCCCCAAGCAGAGAGGGGCTGAGGAGCTGGAGCCAGAGAAAcaggacagagacagaaagcagagaaCCACAGGGTCAGAGCAGGGACCAGGAAGGTGGGGATGGACACGCAGACGCAGTGGGACCAAGCCACAGACAGtgcaaagggagagagaagagaaggtagACAGAGGCAGTTGCTATTTGAGCCCCAACTTGCACAGAATCACCTGAAGcggttttaaaaatacacaggcCTGGGTGGCATCCCCAGAGCCtaactggggaggctggggagagggagaggaagagggacagAGACAATAGCCACAGTGAGAGTGCATGCGACACCTAGTCAGAAAGAGTCAACAGGCAGAACACTCAGGGGACGCCTGAGCACGAATCCTCAGGGAGAAGATAGGGGGCCGGGACCAGTGAAGCAGAACTCCCCTCATATACAGAGAAGGTGCCAGGTTGCCAGGGACTGCTCAGAGCCCTGGTCAGAAGGATCAGAGCTGGGCCTGGACCAGACCTACACCTCCCCGGCCTCCCTGCCAGGGGAGTGCAGAACAAAAACATATGGGGCCTGGCATCCAAACcattcccacccctcccccacctgccATAGCACATGAGGGACAGCAGGGCCACCATACCCTCCTGGGCCAGGTGCCACACTCAGCCCACTCTCCTTCCACAAACACCCCCGGTGGGAGAGTCAGGCACAGCTCTGGGCAAGGCAGAGGGTGGCACCATTCCACAGAGACAGCcgggggaggccaaggcagaaagatgggCAGGGGGCCAAGCCCTGCCCTAGGAAGAGCAGTTCAGGCCTGTTCAGCCTGGCAGGGGGCAGGCACAGTGGGCTCTGAAGCCCCTGGAGGTGGAACCAAGACCAAGAGAGGGTCTAATCACAGTAATAAGAGCTATGCTGATTAACCACCAATTCTCCACTAGGCCCTACACTgaacactttacatatattacttCAAATAGTGATCAAAACAACTCCAATTAACAGGCACAGGGATTATtatcccaatttacagatgaggaaactggagtgTGCCCAGCTGGGCAGGGAGAGGCACAGTTGGGATACAAACACAGCTTGACCGACTCCAAAGCTCAAGCATTGAAACGGCTAGTGCAGACGGGGTGAGGGAGGCAGACGGCATGCCCAAGACAGAGGGAGCTTCACAGTGACCGTGCCAGCTGCCTCCAGAGGCCCTGAGCTCCCTGACCCTGGAGGTGTGCAAGATAAAGCTGGACCTCACTGGTCAGGGAGGCTGGAATGGATTTCCGGCCCTGGGTGGGAGGTTGAGCCTAAGGTCTTGTGGATTCCTTTTGcccccacatagctgggattttAAGATTCTCAGATGCTTGGGCAGGGGTCTCAGTGAAATCATTCTCTACCTCCATGATTCTCTGTCTCCAATTGAGTGTGAGATTCAATGCCTCTGAAATGCTAAGTCTCAGATTCTATGACAGATGATAAGACTGGATGATTCACTCATTCTAACATTCTTAGCTTCTGATTGTCTTATTCTAAGATTCTATCATTCTAATTCTAAGGTTCTATAGCTCAAAAATTCTAAGGGCTTAAGATTGTCTGAGCCTCTGAAGGTTGGAGGTGTGGGGCTGTGCAGGATAGAACATTAGCTGggagtgggggcaggggtgggatcCAAGGGTGGGCGAAGGAATCGGGCACCTGTGGGAGGCACAGACATCCACTCCTCATTGCCTTGGCCACCTCTTGCTGAGCCCTTGAGAGTGTGTGGCGGCTGGCAGGAAAGGGCAAGCTTTCCAGGGCACTGGGGTGGtatccctcctcctccccccaccaTGGGCACTGCCCCCCCAATTCCTTTGCCCCACCCATCCCCACCGCCCCGCAGGGGACACGACTAACATGGCGTTCCTGGCCGAGGCTGAGCTGAGCAGGGGGCTGGGGACCGCTCCACACGCTGAGCAGGGGAGGAGCAGGCTGGCCCAGGGGCACCGCTCCGACCTCGGGGGCGGCACAGACATGGGAGAAGGGGGGAAACACACGGGAAGCCGGGAGACGGGGCAGAGTGAGCCCCGAgtagggtgggaggggagggcagatgagagagagagagctgggtTAGGGTGGGTGAGGGGCTGCAGCTGAGCACTCTGGGTGCCCACCTTGCCTGCAACCTTGATGCACCAAGGTTGGGGAGCCCCGGTTGCATCATCGAGCCCTGAGTCTCCGAGAGCACCCacgtccctccctccctgcactaTTTCCAGAAAGGCCAAGTCTCAGAGGCCCTCCCCTTACCCGGCCCTCTGCTTCTTGGATTTGTCGGAGATGCCATCACGTGCCATGAGCTTGTTGAAAACGATGATTCCGATGAGCATGTTCACCTGGGGGCCCAGTGGAGTGGAGTAGGGGAGACAGGATCACCAGGTGCCCTCCTGGCAGGGAAATCCCCACGTGGGAGCTGGAGTGCAAGGAGGAGGTAGAGGGAGAAACAGGATGACCCTCTGGGGCCACGCCCCTTCCAGGATGCTGAACGGGGCACGTACCAGGACAATGACGGCTGCAGGGCCCACAAAGGCATAGAGCAGGCCGCCCTCCAGGGAGAGCCAGCAGCTGGGTGGGGGAGAAGAAGGGTGTCAGACACCCAGCaggctccctccccaccctcaaaTACCATCCCTCAGTCCTCCCAGGCTCCCAAGCCCACAACATCACCAGTGCAGTCTGAGCCCCAGATGGTGAGAGTGAGCCACTGGCTCCGTATGAGCCTTGGTTTCCCCTCCAATAGAGGTCCAGAACATCAGGCTCATCCCACAGTGCTCTCACGAGCATGAAACAAGGCTGACTCCTGAGCTAAACAGTCCCTTAGGGATGACCCAGTCCCAGCACATTCCCTCagtcagggaaactgaggctcagaaatggGAGGAATTTGCTGAAAGACCCACAACAGGCATGGGCCAGGATTTCAGCCAGCTGCCCAGTCCAGTTCCCTAACAGATCCACTAACCCTTACTGCCCACCACGGGAGGCCCACGTACTAGCTGGATGTACCGTATCCTTTGGTTCGGGTAAAGCCAACAGACACGGCCACCACCAGGGCAGGCAGACCTGGGGGAGTGGGGGCACCAGAGTGAGATAGCTGTGGGTCTTCAGGGCCCCCTCGTTCTCCCAGACTCCCAGCCCAGCTGACCCCTGTGCCCAGAGAGCTGGGCCAGGGCCAAAGCTGAACCTCTCTTGCTGCCCCTGCCCACCAAGGCCCAGCAGCAGAGTCCAGCACTGGCCCTGCTCACCCCAGCCTAGGCAGAGGAAGCGCTTGCGAACGAGGCGGGTGCGCATCCGCCCAATGACAGCCAGGTAGGACTGCCAGGCCTCGGTAAGCACCCAgcaaaaggaggagagaaagaagaagtgCAGGAAGGCAGCCGTCATGGTGCACACGCCCTGCAGGGAGAGGGAATGGGAGGGAGTGGCCCTGAGCAGCCGCCAGGGCAGGAGGTGCCAGGCTTCCCACGCCCGCTGCTGGGCGCTGCCATGGCTGCCCACCTGAGCCCCGCCCCCCACAGAGCCCTGCCAGGCACCCCCGCCTTCCTGCACCCACACACAGCACGACATGGGCCTGGTGACACACACAGCACTCGGCATCCAGGGAGGCGGGTGGGCAGGCCGCCCACACATAGACGGGGCTGGCAGGGAGGGAGACAGACGTGAGCACCTGCCACGTCACAGCCGGGCAGGGCCCATGCCTGGCATGCACAGTGTTGGCGCTGTGCAGAGAAGGCCAAGGGGGCATGGGGAACAGTCTGCACCAGTCATCCACAGGCAGGTGGCAAAAGAGGCCTCGAACAGGCTCCCACATGCTCACAGACATGAGGAGGCCCAATGCCACCTGCCCAACACACACCCGGTGCTCAGCTCACATATACATTTGCTGATGTTCACAGAAGTTCTTCATTCCAGTACACACCTCCTCTCCAAGTCCTCACATATGGTCTCACACACTATTTCACACACACTCATCCCAACATGGGGAGCTCACACGCAACCTCGAGGGCTAtacaagcaaacacacacacggCATGCTCTCCACCCCTTCACCCACTCACACCCCTGGCAGCCCTGGAAGCCTGCACCTGCCTTGCTCAGCACACGGGACTGGCCCACGAGGATCAGGATGTTGGATGCCAAGATGGACAGGCAGAAGTTCAGCAAGATGATGGAGCGTTCAGATTTTATGAACCTGCCAGGGTACAGCAAGCAGGTACAGAGGCGCTGGCTGCCCCACCCGACCTGGTGTGGCTGGCCACCtcccgccccaccccacccccaccagagGCAGGTGTCAGGCCTACCTCCAAAAGGCAGCATAGATGGCGAGCAGCGTGAGCAGCGCCATGCAGGACACTGCACAGCCAATCACAAGCGGGACCGAGGGGGAGCCCGCCAGCTCCAGGGTCTAGGGGAGACAGGCAGGCGGTCAGATGGGTTGCTGGGAGAGGGTGGCTACAGGGGCCCCTGTCCCCTCATCTAGCACAGACTGGCATACCCACAGAGAGAAGGGCAACACCTTCTTGCTGTTGTACTCGtgctgcacagaacagacctgggTATCCAGGTGGACTCATATTTACACTCAGTCACCACACTCTTCAACACACAACcagacatgcacatacacacacaaccagCCGCTGCTGCACACTCCCAGGCAAGTATCATTGCTGTGAGCACAATCCCAGGGGCACAGACATCCAAGTGCACTCCCACAAGCGCACCTGCGGATGCACATTCAGGATCACCCGGGCGCCTGCCAACACCATCACTGATGGCTGCTGGAAGCCCAGGGCCTCCTCTCTTGTCCAGCCCAGGCACCTCCGTTCCACTCACCAAGTCCTTGGGCGGCTGGGCTAGCACAGCAAAAGTGGACAGGTGCTGGCACTGACAGCGGGTGTGAGCTGCCTGGGTCTCCAGGGTCTGGCAATTCTCAGTGTCCCAGTCTCCTGAGCTGGCATCTCTTGGGTAGGGACGGGAGAGATGGAATGAGCTCCAGGCCAGCTATGTGGCCCTGCCCCCTGTCCTGGCCACTGCCCAAGGACAAGCTAAATCCACATAGGTCCATATGCACAAGGCAACAGCAAGGACTCCCAGGATAGGTTCTTGACCCCTTAGGCTAGGATGGCACCAAAAATCCCTCTTGCCTTTCAGGCAGGGGACTCCTTTCTGATAAGGGGCCCTAGAGCTGCTCCCTTCCTCACCCAGAGGAGCCACCCAACTCACGCTCTGGAGTAGTCCCAGCTGGCACAATGGGGATCCGTGGTGCCCTGGGGAGCAGAAGACATGAGTACAGTTAGGGAGGAAAACTCACCAGCCCCGACCACTGCCCATGCCGTGGGGGCCACAGCAGCTCCCACACAGGTCTAAGGTTCAGTCCACCGTCAGGGGCAGACACAGGCCTCTGgctgcccaggttggggtgcgcCCAGGGTTCCTGTGTGGACTTCCACTCACATTGATGATGTAGGAGAGCTCCACTGTGATGAGTGGCTCAGCTGGAGGCTGGGTAGGGGGCCGCACAGTCACTGTCATCACCCGGGATGTGACAGCCAGTGGGGGCCTGGAGAATAGATACTGAAGTCAGTTCCTGCCAGCGGGTGCCAACCCCAGTCAGAAACCCTGAAGCCACTTTAAATGGGGGGGCCCAGAGGCTTCCAGGGAGCCAAAGTCCAGGAGTCCTAGCTCAGTGGGGTCCAGGACTTCAGGTGAGGTCTAGAGCTCTGTCCATCACCCTCTGGATGACAGACCAGCCTCCGGAAGCGGCATGGATGTATCTGAGAAGCACATGTGTCCAGAGCCAGGCAAGGGGTCCCTGAAGGTGCAGGAGGCTGCCATGGATCTCTCTGCAGCCAGCACTGGCTCAGTCCTCCCTGTTCTTACCTGGGCCTTCCTGGACCCTCAGCAGCCCCATCCACCCATCCCCAGGACTCACCTGGGGGGTGGCAGGATGAGGCCAAGGGTGCGGTAGAGCACAGCACCGATCACAAAGTAGGAGGACTCATCAGGGTCCGCTGGGAGGAGGCGCTGGTGGGAGTGGCCCGGGCCAGGGGGCACCGTTCCTGGGCCCCTCCCCCTGCCGGGGCTGCCTGCTGCCCCAGATGTGGCTGGCTTCCCTGGGGAGGAGAGGCTGAGCACCTCCTTGGGCAGGAAGAGGCGGTCCTCTGAGTGCCGCACCCAGTCCTTCATGCCCCGGCGGCCCCGCATGGGGAATGTGATGTCGCTGGACACAGCTGAGACAGGCTCTCGCTGAATGCTGATCACTGCAGTGGGAGGAGGGTGGGCAGAGATAGACAGATGGGCAGAGACAAAGAGTGGCAGGGTAGACCAGGGGAAGAGACAGATGTAGGGGAGACACGTACCAGGAAAGGTAGATGTAGACACCGAAGTTGGTCCAAACACAAGAGACAGAGATGTACACAGAAACAGACAACACAGATGAAGGAGAGGATGGAATGTGGAGAGAAAGATACAAATATGGGGTTAGGTAGAGGGAAGACAGATCCTCCTGAGTTCTGCCACATTCAGGACCCCCTCCCCTGACTGCCTCCTTGTACCCAGGTTGTCTGTGACAATCAGAGAGCTCTGGAAGGCCTTGAGAGCATCGCCCACCAGGTGAATGAAGTCCTCCACGACACGGAGCAGGTGCACAGAGCCAGGGGACACCTGGGGACAGAGAGTGTGTAAAGGTGCAAGGCAGGGTAGGTCCTGGTAGGAGAAGCTGGTAGCTGTGCCCCGCACCTGCTGAGCATCGTCCCACTTCTCCTTATTTTCCGCGTCCACCATGAAGCTCACCACCTGGAAGAAGCGCTGGGGAGAGAGCAATGAATGAGTGGCAGGGGGTCCTAACCCCAGGGAACAGGTGGCTCCCTCACTATAGCCACACTTGCCGCCCCTGCTGCAGACTCTGCCTAGGAGCCTGGCCTCCCCCCTCAGTTTGGGCCTTCTCTACCCTCCACCCTCCTTCCTCCCAGGTGGTACCTGCACATCATCAGCCGAGGGCACGTAGGTGGCCCTCTTAAAGGTGTCAGTGACATTCCTCAGAATGTCCACAGAGAAGAGCAGGTCCCCGCTATAGTAGGTGCGGCGGGCCAGTAGCTCCTGCAGGCTTCGTACCACCTGCGACATGCCCTCACCCGCCAGCATGCGCTGCCCCTTGGCCAGGTGCTCCCTAAGCTGTAGGTGACGAGGGGCCACAGTCACTGAAGTGTCAGGAGCTGGAACCAGACCCTGGCCCATCCCACTCCAGTCCACCCACTGCTTGCATCCACGGGGAGAAAAAGGGGGAAAGGGTCAGAGAGGCTCAAAGGGGTGCACAGGGGAGACAGAGTCCAAGAAAGAGACTCATAAAGAGAGAGAATCCCAAAGGGTactttaaaaaagacagaaatagaaacaccTAGAGAATAAAGGTGCTCAGATGTACATATAAAAGATAGAAGCACAGTATGGGAACAGGGTACCTCCCCAGCCCAAAGGGGTCATGTACATTCTGGAGTGTAATGAGCATGTGTgtgggtgcacacacacacatgcacacacacgcacatgcacatagtctctctctctttctctcactctctctcaacACAAGTTCTAAATGCATTCACACAATTAATACCCAGTTACGGTCAAACATGTACACACATTTGCTGACACTACTCTTACCCCATGACTGGCCCTAGGCTGGGCGCTGgggacacaaaaataaattcaactttTCCCCTGCCTTCCAGGAGGCCCCAGTCTAGCAGCACACACAGACACTTGGATGA harbors:
- the ADGRB2 gene encoding adhesion G protein-coupled receptor B2 isoform X16, with product MTPACPLLLSVILSLRLAAAFDPAPSACSALASGVLYGAFSLQDLFPTIASGCSWTLENPDPTKYSLYLRFNRQEQVCTHFAPRLLPLDHYLVNFTCLRPSPEEAVAQAESEVGRPEEEEEEEEEEEEEEAAAAAGLELCSGSSPFTFLHFDKNFVQLCLSAEPSEAPRLLAPAALAFRFVEVLLINNNNSSQFTCGVLCRWSEECGRVAGRACGFAQPSCSCPGEAGAGSATTTSPGPPAAHTLSNALVPRGPAPPAEADLHSGSSNDLFTTEMRYGLSWPLLSPCCHLRVPGEEPEEEPKVKTQWPRSADEPGLYMAQTVHGVWEEWGSWSLCSRSCGRGSRSRMRTCVPPQHGGKACEGPELQTKLCSMAACPVEGQWLEWGPWGPCSTSCANGTQQRSRKCSVAGPAWATCTGALTDTRECSNLECPATDGKWGPWNAWSLCSKTCDTGWQRRFRMCQATGTQGYPCEGTGEEVKPCSEKRCPAFHEMCRDEYVMLMTWKKAAAGEIIYNKCPPNASGSASRRCLLSAQGVAYWGLPSFARCISHEYRYLYLSLREHLAKGQRMLAGEGMSQVVRSLQELLARRTYYSGDLLFSVDILRNVTDTFKRATYVPSADDVQRFFQVVSFMVDAENKEKWDDAQQVSPGSVHLLRVVEDFIHLVGDALKAFQSSLIVTDNLVISIQREPVSAVSSDITFPMRGRRGMKDWVRHSEDRLFLPKEVLSLSSPGKPATSGAAGSPGRGRGPGTVPPGPGHSHQRLLPADPDESSYFVIGAVLYRTLGLILPPPRPPLAVTSRVMTVTVRPPTQPPAEPLITVELSYIINGTTDPHCASWDYSRADASSGDWDTENCQTLETQAAHTRCQCQHLSTFAVLAQPPKDLTLELAGSPSVPLVIGCAVSCMALLTLLAIYAAFWRFIKSERSIILLNFCLSILASNILILVGQSRVLSKGVCTMTAAFLHFFFLSSFCWVLTEAWQSYLAVIGRMRTRLVRKRFLCLGWGLPALVVAVSVGFTRTKGYGTSSYCWLSLEGGLLYAFVGPAAVIVLVNMLIGIIVFNKLMARDGISDKSKKQRAGSERCPWASLLLPCSACGAVPSPLLSSASARNAMASLWSSCVVLPLLALTWMSAVLAMTDRRSVLFQALFAVFNSAQGFVITAVHCFLRREVQDVVKCQMGVCRADESEDSPDSCKNGQLQILSDFEKDVDLACQTVLFKEVNTCNPSTITGTLSRLSLDEDEEPKSCLVGPEGSLSFSPLPGNILVPMAASPGLGEPPPPQEANPVYMCGEGGLRQLDLTWLRPTEPGSEGDYMVLPRRTLSLQPGSGGGGGEDAPRARPEGTPRRAAKTVAHTEGYPSFLSVDHSGLGLGPAYGSLQNPYGMTFQPPPTTPSARQVPEPGERSRTMPRTVPGSTMKMGSLERKKLRYSDLDFEVMHTRKRHSELYHELNQKFHTFDRYRSQSTAKREKRWSVSSGGAAERSVCTDKPSPGERPSLSQHRRHQSWSTFKSMTLGSLPPKPRERLTLHRAAAWEPTEPPDGDFQTEV
- the ADGRB2 gene encoding adhesion G protein-coupled receptor B2 isoform X6, producing MTPACPLLLSVILSLRLAAAFDPAPSACSALASGVLYGAFSLQDLFPTIASGCSWTLENPDPTKYSLYLRFNRQEQVCTHFAPRLLPLDHYLVNFTCLRPSPEEAVAQAESEVGRPEEEEEEEEEEEEEEAAAAAGLELCSGSSPFTFLHFDKNFVQLCLSAEPSEAPRLLAPAALAFRFVEVLLINNNNSSQFTCGVLCRWSEECGRVAGRACGFAQPSCSCPGEAGAGSATTTSPGPPAAHTLSNALVPRGPAPPAEADLHSGSSNDLFTTEMRYGLSWPLLSPCCHLRVPGEEPEEEPKVKTQWPRSADEPGLYMAQTGDPAAEEWSPWSVCSLTCGQGLQVRTRSCVSSPYGTLCSGPLRETRPCNNSATCPVHGVWEEWGSWSLCSRSCGRGSRSRMRTCVPPQHGGKACEGPELQTKLCSMAACPVEGQWLEWGPWGPCSTSCANGTQQRSRKCSVAGPAWATCTGALTDTRECSNLECPATDGKWGPWNAWSLCSKTCDTGWQRRFRMCQATGTQGYPCEGTGEEVKPCSEKRCPAFHEMCRDEYVMLMTWKKAAAGEIIYNKCPPNASGSASRRCLLSAQGVAYWGLPSFARCISHEYRYLYLSLREHLAKGQRMLAGEGMSQVVRSLQELLARRTYYSGDLLFSVDILRNVTDTFKRATYVPSADDVQRFFQVVSFMVDAENKEKWDDAQQVSPGSVHLLRVVEDFIHLVGDALKAFQSSLIVTDNLVISIQREPVSAVSSDITFPMRGRRGMKDWVRHSEDRLFLPKEVLSLSSPGKPATSGAAGSPGRGRGPGTVPPGPGHSHQRLLPADPDESSYFVIGAVLYRTLGLILPPPRPPLAVTSRVMTVTVRPPTQPPAEPLITVELSYIINGTTDPHCASWDYSRADASSGDWDTENCQTLETQAAHTRCQCQHLSTFAVLAQPPKDLTLELAGSPSVPLVIGCAVSCMALLTLLAIYAAFWRFIKSERSIILLNFCLSILASNILILVGQSRVLSKGVCTMTAAFLHFFFLSSFCWVLTEAWQSYLAVIGRMRTRLVRKRFLCLGWGLPALVVAVSVGFTRTKGYGTSSYCWLSLEGGLLYAFVGPAAVIVLVNMLIGIIVFNKLMARDGISDKSKKQRAGSERCPWASLLLPCSACGAVPSPLLSSASARNAMASLWSSCVVLPLLALTWMSAVLAMTDRRSVLFQALFAVFNSAQGFVITAVHCFLRREVQDVVKCQMGVCRADESEDSPDSCKNGQLQILSDFEKDVDLACQTVLFKEVNTCNPSTITGTLSRLSLDEDEEPKSCLVGPEGSLSFSPLPGNILVPMAASPGLGEPPPPQEANPVYMCGEGGLRQLDLTWLRPTEPGSEGDYMVLPRRTLSLQPGSGGGGGEDAPRARPEGTPRRAAKTVAHTEGYPSFLSVDHSGLGLGPAYGSLQNPYGMTFQPPPTTPSARQVPEPGERSRTMPRTVPGSTMKMGSLERKKLRYSDLDFEVMHTRKRHSELYHELNQKFHTFDRYRSQSTAKDKPSPGERPSLSQHRRHQSWSTFKSMTLGSLPPKPRERLTLHRAAAWEPTEPPDGDFQTEV